The genomic segment TCGCGTCGAAGCAGCTATTGCATTGGCTTTTTTTTACAATGAAAAAGCCATTCCCGTTCTCTTGCAAGCTTTAGAAACACCGGATTATAGAAATGACTCTGTTTCAGATGCTTTTTTTCAGTTGGGTGAAATGGTCGTTGATGCTTTAGTGGAACAACTCAAAAAGGGAAATGAACCCAAACATCGCGCACCTACGGATCGCCAAATTTTTCTCATCCAAACGTTAGGGAAATTAAAAAATAGCAAAGCAGTGAACACATTGATTTCATGTTTAAAAATTCCTGCCCTGGCGAAAGAAGCAGCGATTGCCTTATTTGCTATGGGAGATGAAAGAGCATTTGAAACATCGCCATCAGCAAGTGATATATTACTTTCAAGCATCGGAACAGGAGAGTTCGAAGATCGTGTCTCCACAGTTGAACTGCTTGTTGAACGGGATGACAAGCGCATATTATGGCCTGCAGTTCAATTGCTCGAAGAGCTTCATCGATTAAAGGAATATACAAGACCCGATGATGACTCTGCACCAAGATTAGAACATCTCCTGTCAAAGGTAACACAGTGTCTCATAAAACTTGGAGATCCACGGGCTGCAAAAGCTTTGCACAATACAGGTAGAGGAAGAGATACAGTTGAAGCACTTTATGAGACAGCAATAACGAAAGTAAAAACATCTGGCGATCTTCGAAAAGCCATCCGCTATCAAAAAATGTTACTCGCCATGGACCGTGATTGGAAAGAAGATTTTTTTTCTGAACCATTTTCAAATGAAGAAAAAGCAAGGATTCATTTCGATATCGCACGTCTCTATCAACAATTGAATGAAATCGATCAGGCCATCGCAAACTGTAAAAAGTCGATTGCCTTATGCGATACTTGCGATGACTATAGTGCAAAAAAGCTTTTTATTGAACTCACCCAGCCACAGCCGAACAAATCAAAATCCATTCCGCTCGCCTATTTGGGATTCGTAAGTCTAAAAAATACCCCAGTTCTCAATCGTGATATGCGTATCATGTTAGAAACAACTCTTTTTCAGGCCTTAAAAGCACGACAGGTGGACGTCCAGATCCCTAATGTTGACGGATACATGGACCGACAAGAAATTTCTCTCTGCTCAGAAGAAGCCTGTGTTTCAGAAGTTACCGGGATGATGGGTCTGGAAGCTGGACTTTATATTGGAATTGAAGAAAATTCTACGTCACTCATCTTTACGGTGAATGTTGTTGATCTGGAAGGTCGTATCTCCAATCGTGTTGCCATAAGTCGAACCAGGGAAAAGTTAAGAAGCATTCAGGATTCAGAAAATGTCGCGAACGCATTAGCAGATGTCTTTTTGCAACAAAATCATTAACCAGACTTCCTCCTATCCAAAAACCTAACATCTTCTTGAAAAAAATCTTTCAGGCGGTTGAGCAAACGTTCTTCTATCTGGCGAACTCGCTCTTTGGTAATCCCATAGTCATCAGCAATTGCTTGCAAGGTCAGAGGAAGTTCAGACATGAGTCTCTCTTCAAAAATCTTCAGATCGCGTTCATTTAAACTTTTTGCAAATTCTGCAAATTTTTCTTTGAGAATATCTTGCGACTCAGCATCAGCGATCGCTTCATCAAGCGGTTTTTCATCAAGCGCAATAAAATCACTGAGGAGTGTTTCCTTTCCTCCATCATTATTTCTCATGGGAGCATCGAGAGCATATTCAGGTTGCGTCAATCTCTTTTGCATTTCCACCACTTCTTTTTCAGGAACTCCGAGCTGCTTTGAAAGCATTGCAGGCGTTGCATAATATCCCATGGCTTCAATTTTTTGTTTTTCATTCATTAAGTTAAAAAACAACTTACGCTGGTTTTTTGTTGTTCCGATTTTCATCAATCGGAAATTGTCGAGAATAAATTTCAGGATAAATGAACGAATCCACCACTGGGCATAGTGACCGAGTCTCGCCCCTTTTTTTGGATCATATTTTTGAACAGCCGTGAGAAGTCCCACTGTCCCCTCTTGGATGAGATCGAGCACATTGTGATACGCACTTCGATATTCCATCGCAATTTTGGCGACCAAACGAAGATGCGATGTCACAAGCTTTCGTGCTGCTTCAATATCACCTTGCTCATGATATCGCTTCGCCAGATCGAGTTCTTCCGTTTCCGTCAAAAAAGGATATGCATTCATTTCTTGGAGATAGGCTGTTAGCGGATCCCGCAGCGCCAGCGCTGAACTTCTTTTCTTCGGTTTTTTCTTTTTTTCTATCTTCATATTTTAAAAACCCTTAAGTCATTGCGAGGAGCGCAAGCTCCGAAGCAATCCCCTACAAATAGTGTTTTCGGGAGATCGCCACGCCCGCCACTAAACCATTGTCGGGCTCACGATGACATTCTTCTAAATCTTTCTATATTCAATTGTCTCGACAGTGTCGAGATTATCTCAATAAGCCAAACACTGTCTGACTTTTTTCATCTTTGAATTCCGTTGTGCTTTCAATTGTGTTTCACGTTTTGGTATTTAAATGCGGCTTTATTCGAGCAATGACAAGTTTCACCTCGTTAAGACTTCCTCGTAATACTTCCTTCACTTCTCGATCAATGGTCTGGAATTGAAACGATACCCACTTGAATATTTGCTGTTGAATACCTTGACCAACAACAACTGGGCTATCAGGAGAAATTGTACTCCCAGCAGGACTAAACCATGCTCCTCCCGAAGAAATAGTTCCTCCTCCTGATATTGAACAACCATGTCCCATTTTTACCGAAGCGCCTCCAGGGAAAGAAATTTCTAAAGTTTTTTGTTCGATTTTCTTTTGCGGTGTTAATTGATCATGTTTGTTTTCATTTACCAATTTCGCTAGCAACGGTAGAAAGTGAAGACCACTACGATTGTATTTTTGAGCCTTTTCAAGTTCATCATACAATTCTGAATGTCGGTTTTTCAGATCGGGCAGTTTGTTGTTGATAAAATTTTCAAACCCTTCCTTTGTTTCGCTGGAAATTGGAAAACCTGTTACTCCCGAAAAGTTCAGAACTTTTTCACAGATTTCTTTTGCAAGATAGTCAAGAGGTGACCGTACATTTTCAAAAAAGTTTTTTACCAAAACACCGATACGAGGATTTATTTTTTTATTCCCTAGGCTTTCCTGATATAAATCGGATATTTCTTGCAGCTGTTTTTCAGCCTCATTCAAAAGAATGCCTATGTCTTCAAATCGTTTCATATTTCAGATCGAAGTTTTTGACGAATACACCACTCGTCCACCGCAAATTGTATGGAGGACTTTTCCCTTCAGTTTCCAGCCATCAAACGGAGTGTTGCGAGATTTGGAAGCAAAGGTGGAGACATCGATCACATGACGACGATCAGGATCAAAAATCGTGATATCAGCATCAGATCCAACTTTGAGCGTCCCCTTTCCTTCAAGACCAAAAACTGAAGCTGGTTTACAGCTCATGGCATCAACTAATCGTTCGAGCGATATTTTCTTTTCATGAACTAAGGTAAGAGAAAGTGGAAGTGAAGTTTCAAGACCAACAATTCCGTTCGAAGCAAGATCAAAACCAACTTCTTTATCGGTGAGCGCATGCGGGGCATGATCGGTGGCAATCATGTCAATCGTTCCATCTTTAAGTCCCTCGATAAGCGCCAGACGATCTTCTTCAGTTCGAAGAGGTGGATGCATTTTGGTATTCGGATCATAACCACGAACCGCCTCATCGGTTAAGACGAGATGATGAGGCGTCACTTCACAGGTCACATGATCTCCCCTCTTCTTTGCATAGCGAATCATCTCTACACTTCGTGCGCTCGAAAGATGCGCTACATGGAGATGCGCTCCTGTGAGTTCAGAGAGAAGAATGTCACGAGCAATCATGATGTCTTCAGAAGCGTGAGGAATTCCTTTGAGACCAAGCTCAGTTGAGACTCGCCCTTCATTCATGACTCCCTTTCCGAGTGAAATGTCCTCAGCATGAGAAATAATGGGAAGCCCGAAGGGCTTTGCATACTCCATCGCACGACGCATGAGAGATGAGTTCATGATTGGTTTTCCGTCATCACTTAACGCAATGACTCCAAGCTTTGCCATGTCTCCAATATCTGCAAGCTGTTCTCCTTTAAGCCCACGACTAACAGCTCCAATCGGCAAAACCGTAATGAGCCCCACTTCACGAGAACGAGTGAGGATATATTCAGAAACTGAAGCAGAATCATTTACAGGATATGTATTTGCCATGCAGCAGACAAGCGTGAATCCGCCAGCCGCAGCGGCGCGCGAGCCAGAAGCAATATCTTCTTTATATTCGAAACCAGGATCTCGAAAATGAACATGGGGATCAATGAACCCTGGCGCCACAACAGCATTTTTCACATCATATACAACAGCGTCAGCCGGAAACTTTTTTGAATCTGTCAACGCCGCAATTTTTCCTTGGCGAAGAATGACATTCATTTTCTTGCGAAGTTTTTGACTCGGATCAAGCACCAGCCCGTTTTGGATAACAACCGTTGTCATGTCCCCTTTTCTCCTTCGCCACCAAGCAAGAGATAGAGAATCGCCATGCGAATCGCGACACCATTCGTCACTTGATCTAAAATCACAGATCGCGGTCCATCAATGACATCTGGAGAGAGTTCGATACCGCGATTCACTGGACCTGGATGCATAATAAGAAGCTCTGTTTTTGCCTTTTTTAATCTCTTCTCATTGATACCGAAATATCGTGCATATTCTCTGAGACTTGGGAAAAGATGTTCTTCGAGTCGCTCTTTTTGAATCCGAAGAGCAATGAGAACGTCGAGTTTTGGAA from the Deltaproteobacteria bacterium RIFCSPHIGHO2_02_FULL_44_16 genome contains:
- a CDS encoding dihydroorotase; this translates as MTTVVIQNGLVLDPSQKLRKKMNVILRQGKIAALTDSKKFPADAVVYDVKNAVVAPGFIDPHVHFRDPGFEYKEDIASGSRAAAAGGFTLVCCMANTYPVNDSASVSEYILTRSREVGLITVLPIGAVSRGLKGEQLADIGDMAKLGVIALSDDGKPIMNSSLMRRAMEYAKPFGLPIISHAEDISLGKGVMNEGRVSTELGLKGIPHASEDIMIARDILLSELTGAHLHVAHLSSARSVEMIRYAKKRGDHVTCEVTPHHLVLTDEAVRGYDPNTKMHPPLRTEEDRLALIEGLKDGTIDMIATDHAPHALTDKEVGFDLASNGIVGLETSLPLSLTLVHEKKISLERLVDAMSCKPASVFGLEGKGTLKVGSDADITIFDPDRRHVIDVSTFASKSRNTPFDGWKLKGKVLHTICGGRVVYSSKTSI